A region of Emys orbicularis isolate rEmyOrb1 chromosome 20, rEmyOrb1.hap1, whole genome shotgun sequence DNA encodes the following proteins:
- the LOC135892640 gene encoding phospholipase A2 inhibitor and Ly6/PLAUR domain-containing protein-like, whose amino-acid sequence MWAPRPLCLLAALLATGANSFSYTAKSGLEPESCEPGPFTLTYARNSTVQVNIACGDTDGCNAGAIPVPTVSPVPNGRQCPSCFAAGADHCEDVVPLACTGAEDHCVEFTGTITAGEITLPKAAAGCGSPGACVKRVGVRKYTQGMVDVLSRAECFPAPWAGGEL is encoded by the exons ATGTGGGCGCCCCGGCCCCTCTGCCTGCTGGCCGCTCTCCTGGCCACCG GGGCAAACTCCTTCTCCTACACGGCTAAGTCAGGCCTGGAGCCCGAGAGCTGTGAGCCCGGCCCCTTCACGCTGACCTACGCCCGCAATAGCACTGTGCAGGTGAACATCGCCTGCGGTGACACCGACGGCTGCAACGCCGGGGCCATCCCAG TGCCAACCGTGAGCCCCGTCCCCAACGGCCGGCAGTGCCCGTCGTGCTTCGCCGCGGGGGCAGATCACTGCGAGGACGTGGTGCCCTTGGCCTGCACCGGCGCCGAGGACCATTGTGTTGAGTTCACTGGGACAATAACAGCGG GTGAGATCACCCTGCCAAAGGCTGCGGCTGGATGCGGCTCCCCTGGCGCCTGCGTCAAGAGAGTGGGGGTGAGGAAATACACCCAGGGCATGGTGGACGTGCTGAGCCGGGCCGAGTGCTTCCCAGCTCCCTGGGCCGGCGGGGAGctgtga
- the LOC135892189 gene encoding phospholipase A2 inhibitor and Ly6/PLAUR domain-containing protein-like, whose protein sequence is MGELLGLCVLAALLGTGGAISCYNCTSSEGYNCTTNQATCTSAVNSCTTIARDEEQGDEDKEKTVYENKCNSDDRLCNQFYGLTAGAYRLRWNSTCCRADSCNVPEITLQPSSGVPNGLRCRSCFARGSDVCVPTEVLNCTGLQTRCIQFAATAGAGFEGLRVAFMGCATRSLCDVGAVALFASQRQAMLKTNLCSTAGAARGGLPLLSLGGLLLWALRP, encoded by the exons atgggggagctgctgggcctgTGCGTGCTGGCTGCGCTGCTGGGCACAG GGGGCGCCATCTCCTGCTATAACTGCACCAGCTCGGAGGGCTACAACTGCACCACGAACCAGGCCACCTGCACCAGCGCCGTCAACAGCTGCACCACCATCGCCCGCGACGAGGAGCAGG GGGACGAGGACAAGGAGAAGACGGTGTACGAGAATAAATGCAACTCGGACGACCGGCTCTGTAACCAGTTCTACGGGCTGACGGCCGGCGCCTACCGTCTGCGCTGGAACTCGACTTGCTGCCGGGCGGACAGCTGCAACGTGCCCGAGATCACCC TGCAGCCCAGCTCCGGGGTGCCCAATGGGCTGCGCTGCCGGTCGTGCTTTGCCCGCGGCTCGGACGTCTGCGTGCCCACCGAGGTGCTGAACTGCACGGGCCTGCAGACCCGCTGCATCCAATTTGCCGCCACCGCCGGCGCAG ggttcGAGGGTCTCCGCGTGGCCTTCATGGGTTGTGCCACCCGCAGCCTGTGTGACGTGGGCGCCGTGGCCCTGTTCGCCTCCCAGCGCCAGGCCATGCTCAAGACCAACCTGTGCAGCACGGCGGGGGCGGCCCGGGGGGGGCTGCCCCTCCTCAGCCTGGGGGGGCTGCTCCTCTGGGCGCTGCGCCCCTGA